A region from the Aphis gossypii isolate Hap1 chromosome 1, ASM2018417v2, whole genome shotgun sequence genome encodes:
- the LOC114125222 gene encoding uncharacterized protein LOC114125222: MDKTSVSALYACVMILTVASATSLQDCEADMTGFELVTGYVFTAPDDLLDSIPGTLMLTDCLEACHANDTCESVNYETGLCVMFSSNADAYPGALSKSQFPVFTIYAQKTCLGIKPCERAWCFDRVQGYKLKGFGKKKQAATSRQDCLELCLGEREFSCRSANYNNGTAECDMSDMDRLTVAGQGAFEPAAGIDYLENNCVDEPVKLCEFKKFPGRILKTVDSVYQDVGSLDDCRELCLNSPYRCHSYDYGDTGELVCRLSHHSRATLADIQDPYLEVPEASTYELNSCYNISIECRSGDMVARIKTSKLFNGKIYAKGNPNSCVQDVRGSLDFELEMAYDDVECNVKQQGLGRYMNDVVIQHHDTIITSSDLGVAITCQYDLTNKTVSNEVDLGIQGDLKPAMTEEVIVDSPNVAMKITDRQGADVKPTAEVGDPLALRFEILDPNSPYEIFVRELVAMDGVDSSEIVLIDADGCPTDHFIMGPLYKSSDSGSGKILLSYFDAFKFPSSEVVQFRALVTPCMPTCEPVQCDQEDASGELRSVHSFGKRRRRRSTKSTSDARDDMLLVQSIQITDKFGFGAQQASPEMNPSDTTAFSIKHHDYNIDSLCVNLFGVIISCLVFLAVQVAVLIAWAYVWNKKRHVDKYHHQDGMSVSMSIPVGRTDSMCKLYDTGYAKRY; encoded by the exons ACAAGACCAGCGTGAGCGCTCTGTATGCGTGCGTCATGATACTGACAGTAGCATCGGCCACGTCTTTGCAAGACTGCGAGGCTGACATGACGGGATTCGAGCTGGTTACCGGGTACGTGTTCACAGCGCCCGATGACTTGCTGGACAGCATACCCGGCACGCTGATGTTGACCGATTGCCTGGAGGCTTGCCACGCGAACGACACATGCGAATCGGTCAACTACGAGACCGGTCTGTGTGTGATGTTCTCCTCTAACGCTGACGCATATCCAG GGGCATTAAGCAAGTCCCAGTTTCCGGTGTTTACGATATACGCACAAAAGACGTGTTTGGGCATAAAACCATGTGAACGAGCATGGTGTTTCGACCGAGTACAAGGTTACAAGCTCAAAGGGTTTGGCAAGAAAAAGCAAGCTGCAACATCCAGGCAAGACTGCTTAGAGTTGTGTTTGGGAGAAAGAGAATTCTCTTGTCG atcAGCAAACTACAACAACGGTACGGCGGAATGCGATATGTCCGACATGGACAGGTTAACTGTGGCCGGCCAGGGAGCATTCGAACCAGCCGCCGGTATTGACTACTTGGAAAACAACTGCGTAGACGAGCCAGTCAAACTGTGCGAGTTCAAAAAATTCCCAGGCCGCATACTTAAGACCGTAGATTCCGTGTACCAGGACGTTGGTTCCTTGGACGACTGTCGGGAGCTGTGCCTTAACTCTCCATACAGGTGTCATTCGTACGATTACGGCGATACCGGCGAGCTCGTGTGCCGACTCAGCCATCATTCCAGAGCAACGTTAGCTGACATACAG gATCCCTACTTAGAAGTTCCAGAAGCATCCACTTATGAGCTCAACTCTTGTTACAACATAAGCATAGAGTGTCGTTCGGGTGACATGGTAGCTAGGATTAAGACcagcaaattatttaatggcaAGATTTATGCAAAAGGAAATCCTAACTCTTGTGTTCAAGATGTACGCGGAAGTTTGGACTTCGAACTCGAAATGGCTTATGATGACGTTGAGTGCAACGTAAAACAACAAGGTCTAGGTAGATACATGAACGACGTCGTTATCCAACATCACGACACCATAATCACTAGTTCCGATCTTGGTGTGGCCATTACATGCCAGTACGACTTGACTAATAAAACAGTTTCAAACGAAGTAGATCTGGGAATACAGGGTGATTTGAAACCAGCCATGACAGAGGAGGTTATAGTGGACTCTCCGAATGTCGCCATGAAGATTACAGACCGACAAGGGGCTGACGTTAAGCCTACGGCCGAAGTAGGAGATCCGCTGGCACTCCGATTCGAAATATTGGACCCAAACAGCCCATACGAGATATTCGTCAGAGAACTAGTAGCTATGGATGGTGTGGATTCCAGTGAAATTGTGCTAATTGACGCCGATGGATGTCCAACAGACCATTTCATCATGGGTCCTCTTTACAAATCATCAGACTCGGGAAGTGGGAAG ATACTCTTATCATATTTTGATGCGTTCAAATTCCCATCATCCGAGGTGGTCCAATTTAGAGCTCTGGTTACACCTTGCATGCCAACCTGCGAACCTGTTCAGTGCGACCAAGAAGACGCTTCAGGAGAACTTAGATCCGTACACTCGTTTGGTAAAAGGAGGCGGCGAAGGTCCACCAAAAGTACGTCAGACGCCAGAGACGACATGTTGCTCGTGCAGAGCATTCAAATCACCGACAAGTTCGGATTCGGCGCGCAACAGGCATCGCCGGAAATGAATCCTTCGGATACAACAGCTTTCAGCATAAAGCACCACGACTACAACATTGATAGTTTATGCGTTAATTTGTTTGGTGTTATAATATCGTGCCTAGTGTTTCTGGCCGTTCAAGTCGCCGTACTAATAGCGTGGGCGTACGTTTGGAACAAAAAGCGACACGTTGATAAGTACCATCATCAGGATGGAATGTCTGTTAGTATGAGCATACCGGTAGGACGAACGGACAGCATGTGCAAGCTGTACGATACGGGGTACGCCAAACGATACTAA